The genomic stretch CGCCTCGAGCGGCGGGCTGGTATAGTGGAACTGGAACGGACCGTCGTGGATGCCGCCGATAAATTGGCGCACGCTCGGCTCGGTCGAGGTGCGTAGCTCATCGGGCGTGCCTTGGGCGAGCACGCCTCCGTTGCCGAGGAAGTAGACATAATCTGCGATCGCGAACGATTCGGGCACCTCGTGGGTGACCAGAATCGAAGTCGCGCCCAGCGCCTGGTTCAGCGTGCGGATCAGGTTCGCGGTAATACCCAATGAGATGGGATCGAGCCCGGAGAAGGGCTCGTCGTACATGATCAGCTGTGGATCGAGCGCGATCGCGCGTGCCAGAGCGACACGGCGAGCCATGCCACCTGACACTTCGGAGGGCATCAGGTCGCGCGCGCCGCGCAGGCCAACAGCGTTGAGCTTCATCAGCACAAGGTCGCGAATCAGCGATTCGGGCAAATCGGTATGCTCGCGTAGCACAAAAGCGACATTATCGAACACCGACATGTCGGTAAAGAGGGCGCCGCACTGGAACAGCATGCCCATCTTGCGGCGCAGCGCATAGAGACCTGCGCGCGACTGCGCACCGATATCAGCACCGTCGAACAGCACCTGGCCGCGGCTAGCCCGGACCAGGCCGCCGATCAGCCGCAGCACCGTCGTCTTGCCACAGCCGGACCCGCCCATCACTGCCATGATCTGCCCGCGCCCGAAGCGCAAGTTTAGATTCGAAAGGACGAGCCGGTCAACGCTATAGCCGAAGTCGACGTCGCGAAGTTCCAGCAGAGACTCGGAAGGAGAGCTCACGGAGCTGATAATCCTGTTACGCAAAGCGTTGAATTATAGGGCCTGCCTTGAATTAGTGCCTCGCACGTGTAGCGGATCCAGTTGTCCAGACACACTTTTGCGATCAAGCAGCGAGCGTCAAGAGGTTGGCCTGACAGCTTTGATGGGTGATTGGAAGGGCGTTGTTGCATAAATCTAGCGAGAGCCAGTGACGTTTACGCGCAACGGTCGGGACCAGCTTCCTATTATCCAGTCAGATTCCAGCGTAACTTCTTAATCTTTGCGGCGTTGTTGCATAAATCGAGTGTGAGGCCGCAATAGCATCGACGGGATAATTTCAGGCGATGCGAACGGATTGCGGACGAGCGAGGTCCGCCATACGGTTGATGACGCCGACGCGAACGGAGACCTCGGTCGCCTGCGAGTCGATGTGACGCGCCCAGAGACAGTTGCCGGTGAGGGTCTTGAACCGATACATCGCATTCTCGGCAAGCGATCGCCGGTGGCAGCCACTTTCTTGCTTCCATTCTCGACGACCGTCACGGGCAATTGCATCAACCGCGCCATTACGCCACGCTGCACCGGGCATATCCGCTTGCCAATGAACGGCACCCTCGCGTGGCGGAATCGAAGGAATAGCACTGCGTGCAGCAATGGCCGCATGGCATGGCTTGGTGTCGTAGGCACCATCACCGCCGATAACATCGATTTGTTCTTCGCGTGGAATCTGGTCGAGCAACTTGGCCAGAGCGTCACCGTCAGTCGATAGCCGGTCTTCAAGCCAAGTAATGCCTGAATCAACGTATCGCCGTATAGACGCGGGCGACTACGCGTGGGTATGGCGTCGGGTATTCTGGCAAGGACGTCTTCATCTATCCATATCGTCACGTTCCCTTGGTTGATCAGGCCTGCATTATAAGCCGCCCAATTCCTGACACGGTAGCGCGCCTTCGGCTCACCTGTCTTGTGTATATTCTTGCGCATTTTCTTGGCAAAAATTAGGCAGTTACTCTGGAATCTGACTTGATCACAGGAGGGCGTTGTTGCATAAATCGAACGTGAGGACGCCATGGCATCGGACGGGCATAATTCAGGCGATACGAACGGATTGCGGACGAGCGAGGTCCGCCATGCGGTTGATGACGCCGACGCGAACGGCGACCTCGGTCGCCTGCGCGGCGATGTGACGCGCCCAGAGACAGTGGCCGGTGAGGGTCTTGAACCGATACATCGCATTCTCGGCAAGCGATCGCCGGTGGTAGCCACTGTGTTGCTTCCATTCTCGACGACCGTCACGGGCAATTGCATCAACCGCGCCATTACGCCACGCCGCACCGGGCATATCCGCTGGCCAATGAGCGGCACCCTCGCGTGGCGGAATCGAAGGAATAGCACTGCGTGCAGCAATGGCCGCATGGCATGGCTTGGTGTCGTAGGCACCGTCACCGCCAATGACATCGATTTGTTCTTCGCGTGGAATCTGGTCGAGCAACTTGGCCAGAGCGTCACCGTCAGCCACATTCTGATTCGTCATTAGCGCGGCATGCACTTGACCTGTATTCGCGTTGAGCGCGAGATGGACTTTACGCCACGTGCGCCGCTTCGAGTAGCCGTGCTGGCGCACCTTCCATTCACCTTCTCCATAGACCTTCAGACCGGTGCTGTCGACAACCAGATGGATCGGTTCATTGTCACGAAGGATCGGCAGTTCGACATCAAGCGTTTTTGCCCGACGACAGAGCGTGGTGTAATTCGGCACCGGCAAGCTCGGGAAGGCCAAATCGCGCAGACTTTGGGTGAAACCTTGCAGGGCGCGCAAGGTCAGTCGATAGACGGTCTTCACGCCAAGTAATGCCTGAATCAGCGTATCGCCGTATACACACGGGCGACCACGTGTGGGTATGGCATCGGGCATTCTGGCAAGGACGGCTTCATCTATCCATATTGTTACGTTCCCCCGGCTGATCAGGCCTTCATTATAGGCCGCCCAATTCCTGACACGGTAGCGTGCCTTCGGCTCACCTTTCTTGTGTATGTCCTTGCGCATTTTCTTGGCAAAAATTAGGCAGTTACTCTGGAATCTGACTTGATAGGAGGCTGGCCCCGCGACCGTTGCGCGTAAACCGTTACCGGCTCTCGCTAGATGTATGTAACAACGCCTAACAATACACTCCGCCAGCGTCGGCTGGGCCCAATTCATGACGTTTTCTGGGGGGACAGGCTTTACTTAAGTGTGGGTAGCTGACGCTTCGAGGCGGATTCGCCATCCGATGATCGATCGAAATTGCCGATCGCGACCACTAGATCCGTCAGAGTATCTTCCCAAAGCACCGAGGTACGCCGGGCCTGTTCCTCACGACTCAATCTCAAAGGCGCGGTCGCCATGACATTTCGCAGCGAAGACAGGAATGATCTGCTGTCGTCCGCCACATTGATGCCGCGCGCGGCGCGGAAGCTCTCGAAACCACGCAGAGCGACCGAGGTCGTGACGACGTGCCTGCCCGCCCACAGCGCTTCGGCAGTCTTCAGGTTGGTTCCGCCACCCTGCGTGATCGGCAGGATCACGGCATGGGCAATTGTCAGCAGTCCTTGCAGGCAGGCATCGCTCACCACACCCGCGGCGATCACCGAACGGCTCAGGCCCGCGGTTCGCGCAAAGCGGGAATCAGCGACGATCAAAGGACCGATGCCGCCGACCAGCACAAGTGACTCGTCTGGCGTGAAGCAGCCCACGCCACCAGAAAACATGTCGTAAAAACTGAAGATATTCGGTGGATGGGCCGAGGCACAAAGTATGGCGGCCTTGCGGTGCTGGATGATGCGGTTGGCCTGCTCGATCCCTTCGTCGGTCGTGACGCGATGCGCCACGCCGTTCTGAGCCAGCACGCATTTCGCGGAGGTGTGCGACTGCACCCATGCGAGATCGTCGCGCGACACCGCGCATACACCGTCCGCATTCCTGAGCGTCACCAGTTCGGTCTCAAAAATCAGGCGTCGCGCTGTCTGCGCTGCCTCGACATTCAGGTACTTGAGCACAATTTCATGCCGAAGGCGGTGCTCGATATTTTCCGAGCCGTAAAAGAGCTTGGTCTCGGGTAGCCGGTTCTCGAGCACATAGCGCTTCGCAAAGTTGAACAACCACGGGTTCTCGACGAAAATCAGATCCGGTGCTGGATCGATATGTGCCGCCAGTTGGCGATAGGCCTCGTCATCATCCGCATACAGCTTGCCAATTGCCCAATCCTCCATCAGCAAGGGATTCTTGATATAACGCCTTAGCTGGGCATCGCCCGGATAGTCGCAGAAGTACTCCTCCGCCGTGTACTGCTCGCTTCCGAGCACGCCGGCGACTTGCACTTCGTGCCCTGCCTCGCACAACGCGCGTACGATGTTCGAGAGTCGATGCTGGCCGCCATGGGCAGGTGTGCCAATCGGATAGGTGCTGAGCGTAAGGATTTTCATTCATTTTTCCTTGTGTGGCGAGACTCATCCGACTGGTCGACGCGAACCCAGGAATGATGTTGCATTTCCTCGCCCATGCGAACCATGTAGTTCTCGAGGGCGCGCAGATCGCGAAGATGCTGATTGATGTGGCCGAGAAAACACACACTCTGGATCAAGCCACCAAGCACAGGAATCGCGAAGATTCTATCGACTGTCGCTGCGGAACGAAGCCCCGCGACCTCGATCGCGTATTGTTTTGCTTCTTCGGACCTGGCGATGTCGGACAGAATTCGAACCTTGCTGACACCAGCCCGAACCCTCGCCAGGTAATGCCGTTCGCCCCATTCGTCGGGCACACGTTTCAACAGCCCAACGTAGGCGGCACGCACAAAATCCCTGTCATACATGGACAGAAAATCGTCGAGGCGATATTTCTGGTCCGCGCGCACGACGAACTCCGGTTGAAAAATTATCTTCGCCATCTTCATCCCACCCACACCCTTTCACTAGACGTTTCTACGGATACGAGCCAGCCGCTGTGCATCGGCAACAGCGCGTCGATTTCTGGAAGGCTCCATGCCGATACAGCCTGTCGGCTCCGCACGCCGGCGGCTCGGCCCGAGCGCCCGAACCCCAATGCTCCTCCCAAAAGAATTCAGCGTTTCGCCGAACGAACGAAAGCGCCACATGGCGATAGATATCAATAGCGGCATGTCGAGCCTCTAGTCTGGTCAGTTCTCCGCCGTTCCAAAGTTACGCCACGTGCCGTGGTCGCGCGCACATTCCTGCTCGCCTGCTTCGTGCAAGGCGTCGAGGCTGCCGTTCGTGGCAGACGTTCTGTTCAACTTGCTCCAAGCGTGCGTTGCGCAACGAGGCCTGTGTTTGCCTGGCGTCGAATAAATCGCCGAGATCGGCGCGGGCATTTTCCTGTACTCGCACCCGCAGATTGGCGTCACTGATTTTGGCCAGCTTCGACATGCGCTGCCCGATCTCGCCTTCCAGCTGGTCGAGGTGCTGGGTACTCTCCCGCCGATCCCTTACCATGTTTGACTCCTGCATGTTTTGAAAGGCCGATTTTTAGACTACTTGCGGGCGTCGTAGACCCATCTAGGTTTGTTACGTTTCACCTAGGGTGGGCCGAACGATATGACGCGGGCACAAAAACGGAGTGTGAGGCTCCAGTTTTTCCGAGGGCGTGAGGAAGCCCCGCCGAGAGGATCAGTCGA from Burkholderia sp. encodes the following:
- a CDS encoding DUF4214 domain-containing protein, with the translated sequence MRADQKYRLDDFLSMYDRDFVRAAYVGLLKRVPDEWGERHYLARVRAGVSKVRILSDIARSEEAKQYAIEVAGLRSAATVDRIFAIPVLGGLIQSVCFLGHINQHLRDLRALENYMVRMGEEMQHHSWVRVDQSDESRHTRKNE
- a CDS encoding glycosyltransferase family 1 protein; the protein is MKILTLSTYPIGTPAHGGQHRLSNIVRALCEAGHEVQVAGVLGSEQYTAEEYFCDYPGDAQLRRYIKNPLLMEDWAIGKLYADDDEAYRQLAAHIDPAPDLIFVENPWLFNFAKRYVLENRLPETKLFYGSENIEHRLRHEIVLKYLNVEAAQTARRLIFETELVTLRNADGVCAVSRDDLAWVQSHTSAKCVLAQNGVAHRVTTDEGIEQANRIIQHRKAAILCASAHPPNIFSFYDMFSGGVGCFTPDESLVLVGGIGPLIVADSRFARTAGLSRSVIAAGVVSDACLQGLLTIAHAVILPITQGGGTNLKTAEALWAGRHVVTTSVALRGFESFRAARGINVADDSRSFLSSLRNVMATAPLRLSREEQARRTSVLWEDTLTDLVVAIGNFDRSSDGESASKRQLPTLK
- a CDS encoding ABC transporter ATP-binding protein, whose protein sequence is MSSPSESLLELRDVDFGYSVDRLVLSNLNLRFGRGQIMAVMGGSGCGKTTVLRLIGGLVRASRGQVLFDGADIGAQSRAGLYALRRKMGMLFQCGALFTDMSVFDNVAFVLREHTDLPESLIRDLVLMKLNAVGLRGARDLMPSEVSGGMARRVALARAIALDPQLIMYDEPFSGLDPISLGITANLIRTLNQALGATSILVTHEVPESFAIADYVYFLGNGGVLAQGTPDELRTSTEPSVRQFIGGIHDGPFQFHYTSPPLEADFGLGGGLP
- a CDS encoding IS5 family transposase, whose translation is MRKDIHKKGEPKARYRVRNWAAYNEGLISRGNVTIWIDEAVLARMPDAIPTRGRPCVYGDTLIQALLGVKTVYRLTLRALQGFTQSLRDLAFPSLPVPNYTTLCRRAKTLDVELPILRDNEPIHLVVDSTGLKVYGEGEWKVRQHGYSKRRTWRKVHLALNANTGQVHAALMTNQNVADGDALAKLLDQIPREEQIDVIGGDGAYDTKPCHAAIAARSAIPSIPPREGAAHWPADMPGAAWRNGAVDAIARDGRREWKQHSGYHRRSLAENAMYRFKTLTGHCLWARHIAAQATEVAVRVGVINRMADLARPQSVRIA